Part of the Verrucomicrobiia bacterium genome is shown below.
GTTCCACCCTGCGTGGCCGCCTGCGTGAACCTGAAAAATCTGCTCGTATGAAGTGCCCACGCAATTGACCCAAAGGTCGCCGGTTGCCGGCTGAAATGTCAGCGTGAAGGGATTGCGAAATCCGCGGGCCCAGATGAAATCGTTGTTGCCGCCGGGGCCGTCAACAAACGGATTATCATCGGGAATCGATCCATCCAGATTGGCTCGTCCCACCTTTGCGGCAAGCGACGTAAGATTGGCATCAACGCCTGACCCGTTTCCGAGGTCGCCAATCGACCAGTAAAGTTTTCCATCAGCCCCGATCCCGACGCCACCTCCATCGTGGTTGCCACCGAGGGTCGGAAGGTTCGGAACGATGACGGTTTTGTTTGTGCCGATATCACCCACGGCGGTATAGCGGATGATCTGCTGTTCCGAAGCGGAAACGGTCACGAAAAAATAGACGTAGCCATTCACCACAAAATTTGGATCGAAACAGAAGCCGATGAGCCCGCATTCGCCGCCTGTGTAAATCGGGGAGATCGTAGCAAACGGTGTTGGAGCAAGTGTTCCGTTCTTGATGATGCGAACGCTTCCGCCCTTGTGCGTGAGAAACAGGCGGTTGGATCCGTCCGGCGCCCACGCCATCCCGGTGAGCTGCGACGGAATCGCGGCGAAAGCCGTGTCCTGGAAGTTGGTGTCGAGAATGGCCGCGCGCGCGGGCGTGGCAATCAGCAGTGCAAGACAAAGCGCGGCGCGCATGAATTTCATATTCAGTCGACCACGAGTTTGACGCTGTTGTCGCCGCGCAGTGCCTTTGAGTAAGGGCACGTCTGATGCGCCTGCTGCATGATCCGTTCGGCCTGCGCGCGGTCGATTCCAGGGAGCTGCCCGTGCAGTTCGACACCCAGGCGGTATCCGCCCTGATCGTCCTCCTGCAGACTGACGAGCGCGCGAACGACGGAATCCTTGACGGTCGAGCCCAGTTTCTTGG
Proteins encoded:
- a CDS encoding Ohr family peroxiredoxin: MKTLFTAEAISRGGRSGTVQNPDGLLDVTLGNPLEAGAEKRGPNPELLFAAAYSACYHGALINAAKKLGSTVKDSVVRALVSLQEDDQGGYRLGVELHGQLPGIDRAQAERIMQQAHQTCPYSKALRGDNSVKLVVD